A DNA window from candidate division WOR-3 bacterium contains the following coding sequences:
- a CDS encoding glycosyltransferase family 4 protein has product MKILFGSYQAISILEGGVKTQVWALKTELEKLGHEVTLFNSWENIQLRDYDFVHLFCAHIGTYHLAQAISALGVKIILTPIVFSRRHPTFIKLMLPYTKLAAKFGGFYHYYIVSELSRQAKLILANTQAECDLIHRAFGVSRNKIKFLPNGVEERFYFAEPDLFTQKYGLKDFMLYVGHIGWPRKNLLRFLEVSCEFDVPLVLIGKILENSYAHACVELIKKRRHTLVISDLDYQSPILASAYAACDLFILPSYYETPGLAALEAALAGAKIVITQYGGTKEYFREYAHYLNPYSKSSIRAAITQTLSKKKEPQLREYIRQNYLWRRCAEDLVEIYKSV; this is encoded by the coding sequence ATGAAAATTCTTTTCGGCAGTTATCAGGCAATCTCAATTTTAGAAGGCGGCGTAAAAACTCAGGTTTGGGCCTTAAAAACCGAGCTTGAAAAATTAGGTCATGAAGTCACACTGTTTAACAGCTGGGAAAACATTCAATTACGCGACTATGATTTCGTACATCTTTTTTGCGCTCATATTGGCACTTATCATTTAGCCCAAGCCATCTCAGCCCTGGGCGTTAAAATCATCTTAACCCCAATCGTTTTTAGTCGACGCCACCCGACTTTTATTAAGCTCATGCTACCGTATACCAAATTAGCTGCCAAATTCGGTGGATTTTATCACTATTATATCGTTTCGGAATTGTCTCGCCAAGCTAAACTGATCTTAGCCAATACCCAAGCCGAATGTGATTTGATTCACCGGGCATTTGGGGTCTCAAGAAATAAGATTAAATTCCTACCTAATGGCGTTGAGGAACGATTCTATTTTGCCGAGCCGGATTTATTTACTCAGAAATATGGTCTAAAAGATTTTATGTTATATGTGGGTCATATTGGCTGGCCGCGGAAAAATCTTTTGCGGTTTTTAGAGGTATCTTGCGAATTTGATGTGCCGTTAGTCCTAATCGGTAAGATTTTAGAAAATTCCTACGCCCACGCTTGTGTGGAATTAATCAAAAAACGCCGCCATACCCTTGTGATCTCCGATCTCGATTATCAAAGCCCGATACTAGCCTCGGCATATGCGGCTTGTGATCTCTTTATACTGCCTTCATATTATGAAACGCCCGGGCTTGCCGCTTTAGAAGCCGCTCTAGCTGGAGCTAAAATTGTGATCACTCAATACGGCGGGACCAAGGAATATTTTCGCGAGTATGCGCATTATCTTAATCCCTATTCTAAAAGTTCGATCCGGGCTGCAATTACTCAGACGCTAAGTAAGAAAAAAGAGCCGCAATTACGTGAGTATATCCGTCAAAATTACTTGTGGCGAAGGTGTGCTGAAGACCTAGTAGAAATTTATAAAAGTGTCTAA
- a CDS encoding glycosyltransferase gives MKQVVFIAWQTATRSQNLAQILKTPLVDGKLSTNKFIRLFQYKFLMLFTLFYLCHKTPQVVFVQLPPFYALLPCLIYKALFKRKLICDCHSGIFLPKNFYQKIYFMVCRKLLARTTLIIIHNEDILDLIPELTSKVFVLEDPIVYQPAPKVNNPRLKVVIISGGGQDEPIDELLKAASQLTSIDFYLTGRHDRRKIKQPPGNFFVTGYLPQSKYKALLLSADLIIALSTRDRTVLCGAYEAVALTKPLVTSNTPTLKKYFPKGAVFTENNYLAIAQAIIDVQKHLSQLKEKMAELRAIKLKQWNERFSLLQKIISD, from the coding sequence ATGAAGCAAGTGGTATTTATTGCCTGGCAAACTGCTACCCGATCTCAGAATTTGGCTCAGATTCTTAAAACCCCACTGGTAGACGGTAAGTTAAGCACCAATAAATTTATTCGGCTTTTTCAGTATAAGTTTTTAATGTTATTTACTTTATTTTACTTATGCCACAAAACACCCCAAGTAGTATTTGTGCAACTTCCGCCATTCTATGCACTTCTCCCCTGTTTAATTTACAAGGCACTCTTTAAACGAAAACTGATCTGCGACTGCCATAGTGGTATTTTTTTACCGAAAAATTTTTATCAAAAGATTTATTTTATGGTTTGTCGCAAATTACTAGCACGTACGACTCTGATCATTATTCATAACGAAGACATCTTAGATTTAATTCCGGAATTGACTAGTAAAGTTTTTGTCTTAGAAGACCCAATCGTTTATCAACCAGCTCCTAAGGTGAATAATCCGCGATTAAAAGTCGTAATTATTTCTGGGGGCGGTCAAGATGAACCTATCGACGAACTGCTAAAAGCAGCTAGTCAGCTAACCTCGATCGATTTTTATCTTACTGGGAGACATGATCGGCGAAAAATCAAACAACCCCCGGGGAATTTTTTCGTCACGGGATATCTTCCTCAGAGTAAATATAAGGCATTGCTCTTAAGTGCCGATTTAATTATCGCCCTTAGTACTCGCGATCGTACGGTGCTTTGTGGTGCCTATGAGGCGGTGGCTCTCACTAAACCACTGGTTACCTCAAATACCCCAACTCTTAAAAAATATTTCCCTAAAGGGGCAGTATTTACCGAAAACAATTATCTGGCAATAGCTCAAGCAATAATAGATGTCCAAAAACACTTGTCACAGCTTAAAGAAAAAATGGCTGAGCTCCGTGCGATAAAACTCAAGCAATGGAACGAAAGGTTTAGCTTACTACAAAAAATTATTAGTGACTAA
- a CDS encoding glycosyltransferase family 4 protein, producing MPKPIKIIHILHHSPSWTSKFVIEDIFDGWHTRTVKALRKEAKFDYQFEVWTPERHISKEISFTEDDILYRVIPSRALNYGREVSWPLISQLHKEQNSYLIIHLHGIFNYQSYVIAQKFPHRPIVAQHHGDAPALYLLERRTLLFTIAPLLAAEHLIAPRFLKNIDWFFCLTNSCIQILKNLGINRPMYIQTMGVDFNKFTALPKNLAKDKMKIPNDRKIILYVGRLTKYKGADKLISAIRELKNQIQLSCLVIGADENDEYYAEAQKIGLEILNRVAHDLLVSYYQAADVFVLPGSHGFNKWGGIGVATIEALATNTPVITGTLQHFPGDYHRLGIWANTTKELVIGIKQILSNPATYNQCRIFAQQYYDWKYIAYNTFSVYNELLNKYYRLNIKN from the coding sequence ATGCCCAAGCCAATCAAGATTATTCACATCCTCCATCATTCACCATCCTGGACCTCAAAATTTGTGATAGAAGACATTTTTGACGGCTGGCATACCCGAACCGTCAAGGCCTTAAGAAAAGAAGCCAAGTTTGACTACCAATTCGAAGTTTGGACCCCAGAAAGACACATCTCTAAGGAAATTAGCTTCACCGAAGATGATATTTTATATCGGGTAATTCCAAGCAGGGCGCTAAATTACGGCCGAGAAGTTTCCTGGCCGCTTATTAGTCAATTACACAAAGAACAAAATAGTTATCTCATAATCCATTTGCATGGTATTTTTAATTATCAGAGTTATGTAATCGCTCAGAAATTTCCGCATCGGCCAATTGTTGCCCAGCATCACGGTGACGCTCCAGCTCTTTATCTTTTAGAACGCCGGACATTATTGTTTACAATCGCACCGCTGCTGGCAGCTGAACACCTTATCGCGCCACGCTTCTTAAAAAATATTGACTGGTTTTTCTGCCTAACTAACTCTTGTATTCAGATCCTAAAAAATTTAGGCATAAATCGCCCGATGTATATCCAAACTATGGGTGTCGATTTTAATAAATTTACGGCACTTCCGAAGAATTTAGCCAAGGATAAAATGAAAATTCCAAATGATCGAAAAATAATTCTGTATGTCGGGCGCCTGACAAAGTATAAAGGTGCCGACAAATTAATCAGTGCGATTCGAGAACTAAAAAATCAAATACAACTTAGCTGTTTGGTAATCGGGGCTGATGAAAATGACGAATATTACGCTGAAGCTCAAAAAATCGGCCTCGAAATTCTAAATCGAGTAGCCCATGACTTACTAGTGAGTTATTACCAAGCGGCCGACGTCTTTGTCTTACCAGGTTCGCATGGATTTAATAAATGGGGCGGCATCGGTGTCGCAACCATTGAGGCCTTAGCGACCAATACGCCAGTAATTACCGGCACCCTACAACATTTTCCCGGCGATTATCACAGACTCGGCATATGGGCTAATACAACCAAGGAGCTTGTCATAGGAATTAAACAAATTTTATCTAATCCTGCGACTTATAATCAGTGTCGAATTTTTGCTCAACAATATTACGATTGGAAATATATTGCTTACAATACCTTTTCGGTTTATAATGAACTATTAAACAAATACTATCGACTAAATATAAAGAACTAA
- a CDS encoding flippase has protein sequence MRAIKNFFLLLISEGLSYILNFLTTVYLARILKVTEFGKINFAFAFFAFSSIFTNLGLLSVGTRDIAQFQVSIPKKSEAQYIINLLSLRLLIALVVFGVLSIISRIIPSSLEIKTLIVLYGLSLFPLSLSLEWVFLGWEKAGYIMSSKIVTAVSYFLLTITLIKDPTAINRIPLFFFLSNLLGAGFLLITYLQHNITPNINFEFTIWLKDWMQLIKTALPFGLGALLVQFSLNFNVIFLGFVKNSTEVGFYSASFKVLTFLLIFDRVINNTTLPIISRYAQLGEEKLLFLINKINKLIFIIGLPLAAIVLVLNRELILFIYGENYLRSAQIIQVLIWFLLITMLNSIFTTVVIAQNEQRIYITTMIQGLIANLILNLILVPLLGALGSAIVLVTQELIILSLFYIKTKIITSLKIYWQNLYKPLMAASLMTIFMFLLKKFNFVLIIGLALLFYLGILVIIKGITKKDFLLQET, from the coding sequence ATGCGAGCAATTAAGAACTTTTTTCTACTGCTAATAAGTGAAGGCCTAAGCTACATTCTAAATTTTTTAACCACAGTTTATCTAGCGCGCATCCTAAAGGTCACTGAATTTGGCAAAATAAATTTTGCCTTCGCCTTTTTCGCCTTCAGCTCAATCTTTACCAACCTCGGCTTACTTTCCGTTGGCACTCGAGATATTGCTCAGTTCCAAGTATCAATACCTAAAAAATCTGAAGCGCAATATATTATAAATTTACTCTCACTACGCCTACTGATTGCTTTAGTCGTATTTGGGGTACTTTCCATAATATCTAGGATAATACCCTCAAGTCTAGAAATTAAGACCTTGATTGTGCTTTACGGTTTGTCGTTATTTCCCCTGTCCCTATCACTAGAATGGGTATTTTTAGGTTGGGAAAAAGCTGGCTATATCATGAGCAGTAAAATCGTCACTGCTGTAAGCTATTTCCTATTAACCATAACTTTGATTAAAGATCCCACTGCGATAAACCGGATTCCCTTGTTTTTCTTCCTAAGCAATCTTTTAGGCGCAGGATTTTTACTTATTACCTATCTACAACACAATATCACACCCAATATTAATTTTGAATTTACTATATGGCTTAAAGATTGGATGCAGTTAATAAAAACTGCTCTACCCTTTGGCCTTGGTGCGCTGTTAGTTCAATTTTCTTTAAATTTTAATGTGATTTTTTTGGGTTTTGTCAAAAATTCTACCGAGGTCGGTTTTTATAGCGCAAGTTTTAAGGTTTTAACTTTTCTTTTAATCTTCGATCGCGTAATTAACAATACAACTTTGCCGATAATTTCCCGATATGCTCAGCTGGGCGAAGAAAAATTATTATTTCTTATCAATAAAATCAACAAACTAATTTTCATCATTGGACTACCTCTAGCTGCAATTGTTCTGGTGCTTAACAGAGAACTAATTCTATTTATATACGGAGAAAATTACTTAAGGAGTGCCCAAATAATTCAGGTCCTTATCTGGTTTCTTTTAATTACAATGCTCAATAGTATTTTTACCACCGTGGTCATTGCTCAAAACGAACAGCGGATCTATATTACTACTATGATACAAGGTTTAATTGCCAACCTGATATTAAACCTTATCTTAGTCCCATTATTAGGTGCTTTAGGATCGGCAATTGTCTTGGTTACGCAAGAACTTATAATACTAAGTTTATTTTATATCAAGACCAAAATAATCACTTCCCTAAAGATATATTGGCAGAATCTTTATAAACCCCTGATGGCCGCCTCGCTGATGACGATATTTATGTTTCTTCTAAAAAAATTTAACTTTGTCCTAATTATTGGTCTCGCGTTACTTTTTTATTTAGGAATTTTAGTAATAATTAAAGGCATAACCAAGAAAGACTTTTTATTACAAGAAACCTAA